One Bacillus sp. FJAT-52991 genomic region harbors:
- a CDS encoding NAD(P)H-hydrate epimerase, which produces MYVYTSDQIKLIDEEAMSRGMSAFELMENAGNGLFRAVTKLLCGREQIAILCGKGNNGGDGIVLARYLKMAGMDVDLLLPMEEIVTKEAKQHLHYYKNLGYTVQNFRDSSESIRSSFPIC; this is translated from the coding sequence ATGTATGTATATACGAGTGATCAAATAAAATTAATAGATGAAGAAGCGATGAGCAGGGGAATGTCAGCATTCGAATTAATGGAAAACGCCGGTAACGGGCTTTTCAGAGCGGTGACTAAACTATTATGCGGGAGAGAGCAAATAGCGATTCTTTGTGGCAAAGGAAATAATGGAGGAGACGGAATTGTTTTAGCGAGGTATTTAAAAATGGCTGGAATGGATGTAGACCTCTTGTTACCTATGGAAGAAATAGTGACGAAAGAAGCGAAACAACATCTTCATTACTACAAAAATCTAGGTTATACAGTACAGAATTTTAGAGATTCAAGTGAATCGATTAGAAGCAGCTTCCCAATTTGCTAG
- the sda gene encoding sporulation histidine kinase inhibitor Sda yields the protein MKIMSNEMLVAAYRDAKKKGQDQDWIRLLQIEVQKRGLMINK from the coding sequence ATGAAAATTATGAGTAATGAAATGCTAGTCGCTGCTTATCGGGATGCCAAGAAAAAAGGCCAAGATCAAGATTGGATTCGCTTATTGCAAATAGAAGTGCAAAAAAGGGGATTAATGATAAATAAATAG